The genomic region TTTGTCGATATGCTATCAAAACGGACTACAATCAAGTTTTAGCCTTTTTTCTATATATTTGATGTTTTTGAGGATTCATAGTTATATCAGTTATGACAGTATATTCCCTCTGATTCAGAATAGTCTCCAACATATCTGCTATGCACCGAGTAGTTAGATAAGCTTCCTCATTTTCTGCCTCTTTAAAATCCGCATTTTTATAAAAATCGCTTTTAGTCATATCAGGGCTGATGTTCACCACTCTAACCCCGCTCTTTCTTATCTCCTCAAAGAGGCTTAAGCTAAAATGCCTAATCCCTGCCTTGGTAGCAGCATAAGCACATCCAAAAGGACTTGCTTTTAACCCAGCTGTGGAGCCTATGTTTATTATCCAGCCTTTAGATTTCCTTATGCTTCTCAACAATAGTTTGGAAAGTACCATAGGTGCAAGCAAATTTGTATCCACCATCTGTTTTATCATGGTGATTTTTATATCTTGGTGCTGTCCGAAATAACCCACACCTGCATTATTCACCAATAAATCTATTTGTTTTTCGGTTTTTAGAAGTTTTTTTACGCTTTTCTCCAAGGCATTCATGTCACTTATATCTATGCTGATACATATAAAATTTTTATTTTGAAGATCCACTTTTGAAAAATCCCTGGCTAATCCATAAACTCTAAAACCCATATCAAGGAGCTTCCTTGTGATCTCAAGTCCTATACCGGAAGAAGCTCCACTAACAATCGCTGTCTTCATAGATAAACACCTTCTCTTTGTTACAGTATTCAAGCAGATGCTGATATATAAATTGTTTCATGTATTTTTCTCTGTCGGGC from Clostridia bacterium harbors:
- a CDS encoding SDR family NAD(P)-dependent oxidoreductase; this encodes MKTAIVSGASSGIGLEITRKLLDMGFRVYGLARDFSKVDLQNKNFICISIDISDMNALEKSVKKLLKTEKQIDLLVNNAGVGYFGQHQDIKITMIKQMVDTNLLAPMVLSKLLLRSIRKSKGWIINIGSTAGLKASPFGCAYAATKAGIRHFSLSLFEEIRKSGVRVVNISPDMTKSDFYKNADFKEAENEEAYLTTRCIADMLETILNQREYTVITDITMNPQKHQIYRKKAKT